One Nicotiana sylvestris chromosome 12, ASM39365v2, whole genome shotgun sequence genomic window carries:
- the LOC104249933 gene encoding plasma membrane ATPase 2-like isoform X8 produces the protein MAARASRVENEDAIDAAIAGMLADPKEARAGIQEVHFLLFNPTDKRTALTNLDSEGKMHRVSKGAPEQDKDESIATLPVDELIEKADGFAGVFHGI, from the exons ATGGCTGCTAGAGCTTCACGGGTGGAAAACGAAGATGCAATTGATGCTGCCATTGCGGGGATGTTGGCTGATCCGAAAGAG GCGAGAGCTGGAATTCAAGAGGTTCATTTTCTTCTGTTCAATCCAACTGATAAGCGCACAGCTCTAACAAATCTTGACAGTGAAGGCAAAATGCATCGAGTCAGTAAAGGTGCCCCTGAACAG GATAAGGATGAGTCTATTGCAACTTTGCCTGTTGATGAGCTGATTGAAAAAGCAGATGGTTTTGCTGGTGTTTTTCATG GCATTTAG